The sequence CAGGGAAAGCCTTTTCTGATTTTGTCAATAGCCTTGAGTGATCCTGGGGGTATGTCAACTGCCATGGCTAAATAAATGAGCATGCCTGCCATCACATATTGGACCTGCACTCTTCTCCCAGCCTTTGTCATTAGATCCGCTTTCCAACCAGACAATTGATCAGCCACTCTGTCAATAATGGGTTGCACCTGAATTCTGGACAATTTTTTAAGGACAGAGGCAGGCCAAGGTATTTACAGGGGAAAGATGAGAGCTCAAATGGAAGCTGACTTGTAGGGTTATCAAATCCTCATCACCACTTCGTATGAGATAAACACTACTCTTCTGAATATTAGTTTTCAAACCTGAAGCTTCTCCAAATAGCTTCAAAATATTGAGCACAATATGTATTTCATTCTCTCTTGGATGAAAAAATAAAACCGTTGCACTTTGTAAAATGGAATAGTATTAATTCTTCTCACACTTCTCAGACATATTGAATATCTATTTCAAGAAGAAGCTGGAAGAACTTAATAGTATTATGGCTGGATCTTATGAGAGTGATCAACTTGTGGATCATGAACCTTTTCAAAGGAGTAATACATCTGACTGGCATTCTGGAATGGACATTGATGGTTCTGAAGTTTCAGAAAATAGCTCCTTGGTAAAGAACATTGGCAAAGTTGTTCGTGATCTTAGATGTATTGGTTTTACATCGATGACTGAAGATGCTTATTCCTCTGCAATAATCTGGCTTTTAAAGGTTTGCATCACTTATTTTGGCATAGATACTATTGAATTTCTTATAATTGACCTAGTATTATCTCTCATTCTCACTCTGCAGTCTAAGGTTTATGAACTAGCTGGTGATGATTATAGAGTGTCAGTCCTTTGGTGTGTGAAGAAGTGGATTCAGGTACCATCTCATCTCACCATTTAGCGAAGTACGAAATTTGGACCTTCGGTTGTAGATTTACTCCACCCATGTCCTCTGACATAAAATTCGGAACTTGTCAGGCTGTTCCTCTTCAGTTTCTGCATGCTCTTTTAACATATCTCGGTGACTCTGTGGACCATGGCAGTGGATCTTCTGGTCTCAAATCACCATTAGCTTCACGCCCTTCTTCCTTCCCAGGGATTGGTGTTCCTTCTGAAGCCCTTGTGAGATGGCACATGCGCCTTGAATATTTTGCTTATGAAACCTTGCAGGACCTACGAATTGGCAAACTTTTTGAAATAATTGTAGATTACCCTGAGAGGTCAGTCATTTCCCTTGTATGATGCTGCAAGATTCAATATGGGCTTTGACAATCCAAATATTTTAAATGCTTGAATAGTTTTTCTTGACTGATGTTATATGAAGCTTGGCATACAAGACTTTGGCAACTTGATTTATGAGATAACTTTTGCAATGTGTTTTTCCTAATGGTGTCCATCTGGACAACATTTATGTTCTCGCATGCTATCCTCATCTAACTGGGGGATTGCTTAATATGATATTGTGGCTCATATAGGCATCTCATCATTCTGTTGTTGTTTTATCTGTATGACTACTGAGTTTTGTTCTTTGCTCCTCGATTCCTTAAAACAAACATCCTATTTCGTTCATCTATCATACTGTTCGTAACTTCATATAGTTTTAACAGTCTTGTCATTTGATCTTTTGGCTTTGATCAAGTTTTTTAATACATATATCTGAAACTTCTGGCCTACCATATGAATGCTACTTTGATTCCATTCTATTGTTACTATTCTTATGTAGTTAACTGATGCCAAATTCATACACATTTTTTGGCCAATTTTTTGATGTAGCTCTCCCGCTATTGAAGACCTAAAGCTGTGTTTAGAGTACACGGGCCAACACTCTAAGCTTGTTGACTCATTTATCTCATCGCTTCGATATCGTCTACTTACTGCTGGTGCATCAACAAATGATATATTGCACCAATATGTGTCCACTATAAAGGCATTGCGGACAATTGACCCCACCGGGGTGTTCTTGGAAGCAGTTGGTGAACCAATTAGGGATTATCTGAGAGGTAGAAAAGACACTATCAAATGCATAGTGACAATGCTAACTGATGGGTCAGGAGGAAGTGGAAGTGGAACAGGCAATGCAGGTGACAATCTTCTGGAAGAGTTGAACAGAGATGCTGAAAACCAGGAAAATGCTGATTACGACGATCATGCAAACATTGATGAGAAACAAGCATGGCTCAATTCTGAAAGGTATATCTTCATTCTAGTGATCGTAATGCCATTTATTCTGTGAGTTTTAAGAAAGTTAGCTCCTTTAAATGTGGTACGTTACTGTGATCTGAACTTTTTACAGCTGGGAACCCGATCCTGTAGAAGCAGACCCATTGAAAGGCAACAGGAACAGAAGGAAGGTCGATATACTTGGACTAATGGTTAGTATAATTGGCTCAAAGGACCAACTAGTCAATGAATACCGTGTAATGCTGGCAGAAAAGCTGCTCAACAAATCTGACTTTGAAATTGATTCAGACATTCGCACATTGGAACTCCTGAAGGTTGGACTGTTAATTTTATGATAGACCTATTCTTAATTGTGTTTCCAAGAGATTTTTCTGTGCCACATGACACATCCCTTCACTTTGCGATGATATTGTTATTTTGGCAGATTCATTTTGGTGAGAGCAGCATGCAGAAGTGTGAGATTATGCTTAATGACTTGATTGACTCGAAGAGAACCAATTCGAACATTAAAACATCTTTGCTGAAGTCATCTCAAACTGGTACTGCTTAATTATAACAAAGTCCCTTACGGAACGAAGTTTAGTATACTGTAACAACATGTGTACACTTCTTTTTCGTTGGCAGTTCCTGGGCAAGAGGAGGCAGAAGTGTCTCATGATGTTTTGGATGCCACTATAATATCATCTAATTTTTGGCCACCAATTCAGGTATGCCCTAAGAATAAACATTGTGGTAGTCCTGGAGCTAAATCAGTGACATTTTACCTATTTCATCCTTTATCTCTGCTTAGACTGAGATGACTTTTGGCCCCCGTGTCGCCTGACAAGGGGTGGCACGAGCGGATCCTGTCCTTGCCGCCCCAGCCCTCCAACACCGGACTTCTCCATCCTCGTCGCCGCCTGAGCTTGTGGCCGGGATGCCCGCGCAGAGGGCAAGGACGACGGCGGCAGGGCCATCTCCCCTCTCTCCGATGGTGTTTTTCTCCGTGTGTCGTGCGTGCTTCTGGTCCCGTTCGCCGGTGCCCGtgggtagggatgaaaacggtcggtaaacactaaaatcattaccgtttttatatttttttaccggaaacaaaatcgaaaacggtaactccggaaaaAGAAATGATATCGATATTTCGGAAACGAAAGTttggtgcggaaaatacaccggtaacgatcgaaatctaaaatacgatcggtaaacatatcaaacttcacaatacaacaaagttgacaaaagatcacaaagaccacaagttcacaattcatgatataacaagttcacaaggatcacaaatttataatataaaaagtttacaaagatcacaagttcacaatataataagttcacagtataacaagttcataaagatcacaagttcacagactcaaagtttacaattcacaatatccactcgatctagctgaaatggcatgcttacttatgaaatattttttccttacataaagagttttttcacaacctcacaggaaaaccctaaaacctagtgtgtggaaaagacaAATTGTCGGCTCTCaatcattatatattactaatacataacatATGCATAGAAAAGGGTGGATTCGTTcgagagaccaaatcgttaatcccaactgccttccaacaccatctatcccaaaaaaatcttaaggcgtctaaaaaaatacaaaaaataagtaatccttatctagATACGTACATGTGATgcgaaaaatcacatgctggaaatTTTCGAAAAATCTAAGACACAATTccggaaaattccgagacacaaatccggtaatttccgacaaaaaccggtaaccgaaggaaacgatcggtaaaacaccacgccgattccgatactgattccgatagaaaattccaaaaaccgattccgttttcaaaaaataccgttaccgataaatccgatcgaaaaatttcgaaatcggtttccggaataccgaaaaattccgaaaccgttttcatccctacccgTGGGGGCCTGCTCCGGGGGTCCTTGGCCGGATTCGTCCGGGACTAGCGTAGATCTCGCCTCCTAGGCCGGTGGGGGCGTCGTGCGACTGTGGGTTGGGGCAGCGTCTTCGGTGGTGCGGCGTGGCGGCTTCCAGCGGCGCTACCCGGTGGACAACCTTCCGTTCGGGACCGGATCCGTGGCCTCCCTGGTCTGCCTTGGTCGTGGTGGCTGGTGGTGGCGGCTGCGTGGTCCCCGCGATGTGGCAAGTGTTGTCGGCGGGTATCGCATTGGTGAGCAGCGGGCTGGTGGTGCGGGTGCTGCTGCTACTGGCGTCGGTTAAGATGCACGGGCCAGATCTGGGACGACTGTGGCCAGGGGGCGCAGCGGGTTGGTGCTTGGCTTGCCCGTGTGGATCCCACGATGTTATGACCGGCCGCCACTATAGGCGCCGGGCAACAGCATAAAGCATGCAGATAAGGATTAGAAGATAAGATTGCATGCAGATAAGGATTAGAAGATAAGATTGCATGCAGATAAGGATTAGAAGATAAGATTTGTTAGAGAGAAAATAGGAGATCTATCTCATTAGATAAGGATTAGAAGGGAGTATAAATAATTGTAAGCACCACTCTATAGAAAAAGCAGAACAAGATTGTTCCGGCTTCCCAGAGGGAGCCGGGAGATTACTGTGACCTAGCTGCCCCTTTCCTCGCGCCTCTCTCCTCTCACGCGTGGTGAACACGGCGACCCGCCGCTGTGCATCGCGCCCCAAACCCCGGCCACCAATcacccaccactacaacctgcgatCAATCCGGGAATCAGCCCCGATTCCTATCAACctggtatcagaaatttcaggttCGATCACCATGTCCAGCCCCAACCCTCCACCTTCTCCCCACCACCCGCAGCCGCCACCATCTCCGGGGCTGTCCCAGCCGCCGGGTGCCCAGCTGCAGACACCGGCATCCCAGGGGACGACCGCCCCCATGCTCGGCGATCACACGGCGGCCGCACTGGTGCCCACTGCGCCGCCAGCCGATGTCctggcgggctctgcccgcctccAGGCATTCACGCCTCATGAGATGACGGCGGCCATCTTGGAGCTGGGCCAGGCGGTGGCCGGGATCCGCGCCTTCCTGGCAGGGCCCTATACGTCGCCACCGCAGCTACCTCCGCCGCAGCAACCGCCCGCGTCGGCGACCTCGTACCAATACGGGATGCCGCCGGACTGGGCAGGTTCCGCTTCATCTTCTTCACCACAGGCGTCCCAGGGCCTCCCCATCCATATGGTCCGATTTCCGCCCTCGCCTTCACCACTGCCGGCGTGGGCGACCGTGACATCGGCGCCCGTCTTCGGATCGGCCGCCATACAACCACACATACCGTTTCAGCCAGCCGCTGGGGGAGTTCCCTCTCACAGGGGCTCATCGGCGGCCGGTGTCCTCTACGGCGGGGTGGATGGGTCGCTGTTCCACGGCAGCAGCGTTCCGCCCCCGGGGTCCAGGGGCCAGTGCTCGTCCCCGCCAGCAGCAGCACCGACGGCACCCGCGGCATCCGATCCCCTGCCTCCACGATTCTACAAACTGGAGTTCGCAACATACGACGGCGCTACTGACCCCGTCAATTGGCTCAATCAATGTGAGCAGTTTTTTCGGGGCCAACGCACGCTCGCTTCCGACCGCACATGGCTGGCCTCATACCACTTGAGGGGCACGGCCCAGACGTGGTACTACGCCCTCGAGCAGGACGAGGGCATGCCGACGTGGGAACGGTTCCGAGAACTCTGCCACCTGCGTTTCGGGCCGCCAATACAGGGCAGCCGACTTGCGGAATTGGGTCGGCTTCCCTTTCAGTCCACGGTGCAGGAGTTCGCCGAGCGCTTCTAAGCGCTTGCGTGTCACGTCGACAGTGTATCCTCGGTTCAGCGGGCGGAACTCTTCGTCGGCGGCCTTCCCGACCACATACGGGTGCAAGTGCAGATGCACCATCCACAGGATCTTCAGACCGCCATGTACTATGCTCGCGCATTTGAGCTATGCACGGCGGCCGCACAGCCGACTCCGACATCCCGCCCCACGCGACACGCCCCTCGCCCGCCCCAGCAGCCACCGGCGCGTGCGCAAGTGGGGGGCAACCTCCTGCAGCGGCGCATACACCTCCAGGGGGGCGCCCCTTTCGTCGGCTCACACCGGCGGAGATGCAAGAGCGACGCCGCCAAGGGCTGTGCTACAACTGTGACGAGCCATATGTTCCGGGTCACGTGTGCCAGCGCCTCTTCTATTTGGAGTGCGGGGACTACATCGTCGACGAGGGCGCGCCCGCGGCTACCGATGACGCAGGACTGCAGGCTGCGTCCGTCCAGGACCCTGAGGCCGCTATTGCTTTTGTGGTCTCCCTCCAGGCACTCGCAGGCATTCGCACAGAGAGCTCCATGGTGCTTCCGGTGATGGTCAAGGGGGAGCGACTTATGGCTCTGTTGGACACCGGCTCCACGCATAACTTCCTCCAGAGTGCCACCATGCGTCGTTTGGGGCTGGTACCCGCCGCAGGGGAGCACCTCAGGGTCACTGTCGCAAATGGTGACAACCTTCGCTGCGCCGGGGTGGCCCGCGATGTGCCCATCTCCATCGAGAACGAGCACTTCTCCATCACGTGCGTCGGCCTCGACTTGGGTTGCTTCGACTTCATCCTCGGCGTCGACTACCTGCGGACCTTAGGGCCCATCACTTGGGACCTCGAGGCCATGACGATGGCATTCCAGCGCGACGACCACCGTGTATTGTGGCGGGGCATCGGGGGTGCCGACCCTCCTGACCCTCGAGCCTCCGTAGCAGCGGTGGTAGCCGCAAGTGACCAGCAACCCATGCTGGACCGGCTTCTTCTTCAGCATGCCTCCACATTCGAGGAGCCCCGAGGCCTGCCGCCGGCCCGACCATACGACCATCGCATCCATCTGCTCCCGGGAACAGCACCGGTCGCCGTGCGACCATACCGATACCCCCAGCTGCAGAAGGATGAGCTGGAGCGCCAGTGCGACGCCATGCTCACCCAGGGGATTATCCGCCCTAGCACCTCGCCATTCTCGGCGCCGGTACTCCTTGTTCGCAAGGCGGATAAGTCCTGGCGTTTCTGCATCGACTACCGCGCCCTCAACGCCAAGACTGCCAAGGACAAGTTTCCCATACCCGTCGTGGACGAGCTTCTCGACGAGCTCCATGGGGCTCGCTTCTTCACCAAGCTCGATTTGCGCTCGGGCTATCATCAGGTGCGGATGTGCGTCGACGACATCGCCAAGACGGCGTTCCGCACTCATCATGGCCACTATGAGTTCCTAGTGATGCCGTTCGGGCTTTCCAATGCCCCGGCGACATTCCAGGCCTTGATGAACGACGTCCTACGGCCGTACCTAAGGAGGTTTGTGCTCGTCTTCTTCGACGACATTCTTATCTACAGCTCGTCATGGGCAGAGCATCTGCAGCAAGTCGCCATCGTCCTGAATGAGCTTCGGGCGCACCAGCTCCACCTAAAGCGCTCGAAGTGCTCATTCGGCCCTCGCCCGCTTTTCCCGGTGCCAGCATCTACATCTTGGCGAAATCGGTCGAGGAGGACGAGGGCGTCGTTGCCAGGTGTAGGCGCAACATCATGTTCGGTGGGCTGTTGATGGCGCGGCCggccagcggctgctcctgccagaTCTGGCCGGCGGGGGGTGCGGCACCATGTGCTGCTGGCGGCGAGTCGCGTGGCACTCGCGTCTGGTGTTTGCTTGCTTTGGTGACCGCGGTTGCCAGGGCTGGTGGCGGCTGGCGACAGTGGCTTCGACGCGTGGCAGTGTGTTGCACGCGGCTTGGTGTTGCTCGGTTTCTGTGTGCCTAGCAAGAGGGGATGACAAACCAACGCAGCTTTGCGGCTGCTGCGGCAGCCGACGCGTCGTCGCCCCTCTGGAAGGGTTTGTGTGAGGTGTCAGGACAACAACGACGACAGAGGTTGCTTGCTTTGACCGGGGTCTTGGCCTGACATTGTGTTGGGGGCTTCTTGGGCAAAAGCCTCGACGACGGTGACGCCTGTGGGCATTGCTT is a genomic window of Zea mays cultivar B73 chromosome 5, Zm-B73-REFERENCE-NAM-5.0, whole genome shotgun sequence containing:
- the LOC103626410 gene encoding anaphase-promoting complex subunit 2 isoform X2; amino-acid sequence: MAIDRRRAAPTDQRRRLQSAAAVGDARYRRRGGFGPLADRYRSTGNVGFPTYPADILNIYFKKKLEELNSIMAGSYESDQLVDHEPFQRSNTSDWHSGMDIDGSEVSENSSLVKNIGKVVRDLRCIGFTSMTEDAYSSAIIWLLKSKVYELAGDDYRVSVLWCVKKWIQAVPLQFLHALLTYLGDSVDHGSGSSGLKSPLASRPSSFPGIGVPSEALVRWHMRLEYFAYETLQDLRIGKLFEIIVDYPESSPAIEDLKLCLEYTGQHSKLVDSFISSLRYRLLTAGASTNDILHQYVSTIKALRTIDPTGVFLEAVGEPIRDYLRGRKDTIKCIVTMLTDGSGGSGSGTGNAGDNLLEELNRDAENQENADYDDHANIDEKQAWLNSESWEPDPVEADPLKGNRNRRKVDILGLMVSIIGSKDQLVNEYRVMLAEKLLNKSDFEIDSDIRTLELLKIHFGESSMQKCEIMLNDLIDSKRTNSNIKTSLLKSSQTVPGQEEAEVSHDVLDATIISSNFWPPIQIEDLVVPASVDQLLSDYAKRFHQIKTPRKLLWKKNLGTVKLELQFDGRSVQFTVAPVHAAIIMRFQEKSSWTSKALATEIGIPMDSLNRRISFWTSKGVLTESAGPDADDRTFTVVDSMSDVNKDSIVNERMAEYQMTEEEGESSVASVEEQLKKEMTVYEKYIVGMLTNFGSMSLDRIHNTLKMFCIAEPSYDKSLQQLQSFLSGLVADEKLETRDGLYLLKR
- the LOC103626410 gene encoding anaphase-promoting complex subunit 2 isoform X1 gives rise to the protein MEREDADGALDSWAQFCTLSNELLAGDGDLAVGPRLAPVVGDLCTRGLATLVRDYFLHSLEETFRNHAVKKFWQHFHPYCSASTVDRIKFCVKEHWPEEILSKALEDICLERGYQEKCVLVLVQVLQSYEDRMPRKKIKEVVCSSSLMPRYQLMVSSVLLTTLPLSFPDILNIYFKKKLEELNSIMAGSYESDQLVDHEPFQRSNTSDWHSGMDIDGSEVSENSSLVKNIGKVVRDLRCIGFTSMTEDAYSSAIIWLLKSKVYELAGDDYRVSVLWCVKKWIQAVPLQFLHALLTYLGDSVDHGSGSSGLKSPLASRPSSFPGIGVPSEALVRWHMRLEYFAYETLQDLRIGKLFEIIVDYPESSPAIEDLKLCLEYTGQHSKLVDSFISSLRYRLLTAGASTNDILHQYVSTIKALRTIDPTGVFLEAVGEPIRDYLRGRKDTIKCIVTMLTDGSGGSGSGTGNAGDNLLEELNRDAENQENADYDDHANIDEKQAWLNSESWEPDPVEADPLKGNRNRRKVDILGLMVSIIGSKDQLVNEYRVMLAEKLLNKSDFEIDSDIRTLELLKIHFGESSMQKCEIMLNDLIDSKRTNSNIKTSLLKSSQTVPGQEEAEVSHDVLDATIISSNFWPPIQIEDLVVPASVDQLLSDYAKRFHQIKTPRKLLWKKNLGTVKLELQFDGRSVQFTVAPVHAAIIMRFQEKSSWTSKALATEIGIPMDSLNRRISFWTSKGVLTESAGPDADDRTFTVVDSMSDVNKDSIVNERMAEYQMTEEEGESSVASVEEQLKKEMTVYEKYIVGMLTNFGSMSLDRIHNTLKMFCIAEPSYDKSLQQLQSFLSGLVADEKLETRDGLYLLKR